One genomic window of Magnolia sinica isolate HGM2019 chromosome 3, MsV1, whole genome shotgun sequence includes the following:
- the LOC131240949 gene encoding probable alpha,alpha-trehalose-phosphate synthase [UDP-forming] 7, producing MLSRSYTNLLDLASGNFPAMGRIGKPRLPRVMTVPGIVSELDDDQANSVTSDVPSSIAQDRIIIVANQLPVKAKRRPDNKGWSFSWDEDSLLLQLKDGLPEDMEVIYVGSLRVDVDMNEQDDVSQTLLDRFKCVPAFLPPDILSKFYHGFCKQQLWPLFHYMLPFSVEHGGRFDRSLWEAYVAANNIFSQRVIEVINPEDDYVWIHDYHLMVLPTFLRRRFNRLRMGFFLHSPFPSSEIYRTLPVREEILKALLNSDLIGFHTFDYARHFLSCCSRMLGLEYQSKRGYIGLEYYGRTVGIKIMPVGVHMGQIESVLSLADKEWRVEELKQQFQGKTVLLGVDDMDIFKGINLKILAMEQMLKQHPKWQGRAVLVQIVNPARGRGRDLEEIQAEIRASCRRINEELGQPGYEPVVFIDQPVSVSERIAFYTIAECVVVTAVRDGMNLTPYEYIVCRQGVSGSESGSDSSSPKKSMLVVSEFIGCSPSLSGAIRVNPWNVEATAEAMNEAISMAEPEKQLRHEKHYRYVSSHNVAYWSRSFLQDMERTCKDHFRRRCWGIGLSFGFRVVALDPNFRKLSIDGIVSSYERAKNRAILLDYDGTVMPQTSINKTPDPEVLSILNTLCSDPKNVVFIVSGRGRESLGKWFSPCEKLGIAAEHGYFMRWAGDQEWEICGLSTEFGWMQIAEPVMNLYTEATDGSSIETKESALVWHHRDADLGFGSAQAKEMLDHLESVLANEPVAVKSGQFIVEVKPQGVSKGLVAEKILSSMTESGRQADFVLCIGDDRSDEDMFEGISAMARDTLSNMAVYACTVGQKPSKAKYYLDDTVEVITMLHALAEATDQPSSSQEGSQGSP from the exons atgttgtcTAGATCATACACCAATCTGTTGGATCTGGCGTCGGGGAATTTCCCAGCAATGGGCCGCATAGGGAAGCCCCGCCTCCCACGTGTGATGACCGTCCCTGGGATCGTCTCTGAACTTGACGATGATCAGGCCAATAGTGTGACATCAGATGTTCCATCGTCGATCGCCCAGGATCGAATAATCATTGTCGCCAACCAGCTTCCTGTAAAAGCCAAACGGCGGCCTGATAATAAGGGTTGGAGTTTCAGTTGGGACGAGGATTCTTTGCTGCTGCAGTTGAAAGATGGATTGCCTGAAGACATGGAGGTGATCTACGTTGGATCTTTGAGGGTCGATGTTGACATGAATGAACAGGATGATGTCTCACAGACTCTTTTGGATAGATTCAAATGTGTTCCTGCTTTCCTCCCGCCTGATATCTTGTCCAAATTCTACCATGGATTCTGCAAGCAGCAGCTGTGGCCGCTGTTCCATTACATGCTGCCTTTTTCCGTTGAGCATGGTGGACGATTCGATCGTTCCTTGTGGGAGGCCTATGTGGCTGCGAACAATATCTTCTCGCAAAGGGTGATCGAGGTGATAAACCCAGAAGACGACTATGTTTGGATCCATGACTACCATCTTATGGTGCTTCCCACCTTCTTGAGGCGGCGGTTCAACCGTCTGCGGATGGGGTTCTTTCTCCACAGCCCATTCCCTTCATCAGAGATCTATAGGACGCTTCCCGTTAGGGAAGAGATCCTCAAGGCACTTCTCAATTCAGACCTGATCGGTTTCCACACCTTTGATTATGCCCGGCATTTCCTTTCTTGTTGCAGCCGGATGCTGGGTTTGGAGTACCAGTCAAAGAGGGGTTATATTGGATTAGAATATTATGGACGGACAGTTGGGATCAAGATCATGCCAGTCGGTGTGCACATGGGTCAGATTGAATCAGTGTTGAGTCTTGCAGATAAGGAGTGGAGAGTAGAGGAGCTCAAACAGCAGTTCCAAGGGAAGACGGTGTTACTCGGCGTAGATGATATGGATATCTTCAAAGGGATCAATTTGAAGATATTGGCAATGGAACAGATGCTCAAGCAGCACCCGAAATGGCAGGGGAGGGCCGTCTTGGTACAGATTGTGAATCCTGCAAGAGGTAGAGGGAGAGATCTTGAGGAAATACAAGCCGAAATACGGGCAAGCTGCAGGAGGATCAATGAAGAGTTGGGCCAGCCCGGCTATGAACCAGTGGTCTTCATTGATCAGCCAGTTTCGGTCAGTGAAAGGATTGCTTTCTACACCATTGCAGAATGTGTTGTTGTTACGGCTGTGAGGGATGGCATGAACCTTACGCCATACGAGTACATAGTCTGTAGACAGGGAGTTTCAGGATCTGAGTCTGGTTCTGATTCGAGCAGTCCCAAGAAGAGCATGTTGGTCGTATCAGAGTTTATTGGGTGTTCTCCGTCATTGAGTGGGGCCATCCGGGTTAACCCATGGAATGTGGAAGCAACTGCAGAGGCAATGAATGAGGCGATCTCAATGGCTGAGCCGGAGAAGCAGTTGCGACACGAGAAGCATTACAGATACGTTAGCAGCCACAATGTTGCTTACTGGTCACGGAGCTTCTTGCAAGACATGGAGAGAACTTGCAAAGATCATTTCAGAAGAAGATGTTGGGGGATTGGCTTGAGTTTCGGTTTCAGAGTGGTAGCCCTCGATCCCAATTTCAGGAAGCTGTCCATTGATGGCatcgtatcatcgtatgagaggGCCAAGAACCGGGCCATACTGTTGGACTACGATGGCACCGTGATGCCCCAAACCTCCATCAACAAGACCCCTGATCCTGAAGTCCTCTCCATCCTGAATACCCTTTGCAGCGATCCGAAAAATGTTGTTTTTATCGTCAGtggaagagggagggagagctTAGGCAAGTGGTTTTCTCCATGTGAGAAGCTTGGAATAGCAGCCGAACATGGCTACTTCATGAG GTGGGCAGGAGACCAAGAATGGGAAATTTGCGGCCTAAGTACTGAATTTGGGTGGATGCAGATTGCTGAACCTGTGATGAACCTTTATACTGAAGCTACAGATGGTTCTTCTATTGAAACCAAAGAGAGTGCATTGGTTTGGCACCATAGGGATGCAGACCTGGGATTCGGATCCGCCCAGGCAAAGGAGATGTTAGACCATCTAGAGAGCGTGCTGGCAAACGAACCAGTTGCCGTGAAGAGTGGTCAGTTCATTGTAGAAGTCAAGCCTCAG GGAGTCAGCAAAGGCTTGGTTGCAGAGAAGATCTTATCGTCGATGACAGAGAGCGGGAGGCAAGCTGATTTTGTTCTGTGTATCGGCGATGACAGATCGGATGAGGATATGTTCGAAGGTATTAGCGCAATGGCAAGGGACACACTCTCCAACATGGCAGTATATGCTTGCACGGTCGGGCAGAAGCCAAGCAAGGCCAAGTATTATCTGGACGACACAGTGGAGGTCATAACAATGCTCCATGCCCTTGCTGAAGCCACTGACCAGCCATCCTCATCTCAAGAGGGAAGTCAAGGGTCCCCCTGA